A region from the Nocardioides exalbidus genome encodes:
- a CDS encoding DUF4396 domain-containing protein, with amino-acid sequence MEHSGHEHDHHSTGSTNAMAVSATLHCLTGCAIGEIVGLIAGTALGLGNASTVVVSFALAFVFGYSLSTLPVLRAGLAVGAALSVVLAADTLSILTMEVVDNLVVVAVPGAMDAGLVNPTFWWSMMLSLTVAFFAAWPVNRWLLARGKGHALTHGYMGATPTGSRRLVPDLATPTLVAAIVAFMLGGLLVSIADDLGAAPTQGHAAHAPLRP; translated from the coding sequence ATGGAGCACAGCGGTCACGAGCACGATCACCACTCGACGGGCAGCACCAACGCGATGGCCGTCTCGGCGACGTTGCACTGCCTCACCGGCTGCGCGATCGGCGAGATCGTCGGACTGATCGCGGGCACGGCCCTGGGGCTGGGCAACGCGTCGACGGTGGTCGTGTCGTTCGCCCTCGCGTTCGTCTTCGGCTACTCCCTCTCGACGCTGCCAGTCCTCCGTGCCGGCCTCGCCGTGGGCGCGGCGCTCTCGGTGGTGCTGGCCGCCGACACCCTCTCGATCCTCACCATGGAGGTCGTGGACAACCTCGTCGTCGTGGCCGTCCCCGGCGCGATGGACGCCGGCCTGGTGAACCCCACGTTCTGGTGGTCGATGATGCTGTCGCTGACGGTCGCCTTCTTCGCGGCGTGGCCGGTCAACCGGTGGCTGCTCGCCCGCGGCAAGGGCCATGCCCTCACCCACGGCTACATGGGCGCGACCCCGACCGGGAGCAGGCGTCTCGTCCCCGACCTCGCCACGCCCACGCTCGTCGCGGCGATCGTCGCGTTCATGCTCGGTGGCCTGCTCGTGTCGATCGCCGACGACCTGGGGGCCGCGCCGACGCAGGGGCACGCGGCTCACGCTCCGCTCCGCCCCTGA